The Penaeus vannamei isolate JL-2024 chromosome 15, ASM4276789v1, whole genome shotgun sequence genomic interval accccccctcactcctttccctccctcacctagcATGAACATATACAAACTCAACCATATACTTCTCAGTGAATCAgttgtatatattatgtaattctctctcttctctctatccctcacttcctgactcactctctccctctctgactcctccctctcttcgtgactcactctctcactctttgcctgactcacactcactctctcttcctgactcactatctctctctcttcctgaatcactctctctctcacttcctgactcactctctccctctcttccgctctctctctctctctctctctctctcacttcctgactcacgctctctctctcttcctgactcacgctctctctctcttcctgactcactctctccctctctctcttcctgactcactctctccctctctctcttcctgactcactctctccctctctctcttcctgactcactctctcctccactcacctCGAGTTGTAGGCATTGTTGGAGGCCACTGACGGAGCaggcgtgggggcgggggtgctggctggagaagaggaagaggaggaggaggtggtggtggctttggtgggcgtgggcgtggggtccggtgtgggcgtgggggtgctCTTGGCGGTGTTGGAGGAGGTGTTGTCcagcgagggcggcggcgtcGGCGAGGTGCTCATGGGACTctgcggggaggaagagagagcgggggcGGTTAGGGGCTGGGTCGTGGCTCGGGGGGGGGTAATGAGAAGAggacgtgagagggagagtgaaagcagggagggagggggagttaggaggcagaaagggagagggacaatgatggggagagaggatggagagagagagagagagaagagagagagagagagagagagagagagagagagagagagagagagagagagagagagagagagagagagagagagagagagagagagagagagagagagagagagagagagagagagagagagagagagagagaaggagagagtaagagagacaaagagagagagagagagagagagagagagaaagagagagagagagagagagagagagagggagaggagagagtagagagagagagagagagaaagagagaagagaaagagagagagagagagagagagagagagagagagagagagagagagagagagagagagagagagagagagagagagagagagagagagagagagagagagagagagagagagagagagagaaagagagaaagagagagagagagagagagagagagagagagagagagagagagagagagagagagagagagagagagagagagagagagcgaagccctcgtctaactctctcccttccgtcctaGGTCAAGGCAGAGCAGAAGTCTCGAGAGAAACAGGGTCAGAATTAAGGTCAAAGTTCATCCACAGTCAAGAGTAACAAGATCGAGGTCTCCGCTCGAAGGTCACCCAAGTCCGACCTTCAGGAGGGCTTGTGCCGCCGCCGTCAGCTTCTCAGTCAACTCACGCAGCCTCACGCTACACACATAAGCGTGTCTCCGCTATTCACTCCAATATGTATTAAgcttataaagaaaacaaaggaatcaCACTACCACTCACATTAAGACTAAATAATAGTAACACAAATCACGTTTGCTAATCAAGGCAACGTAGCAACAACAGTCACACAACTACAGCGGAAACTACAACAGCTACAGCCAACGACGTGGAAATccgacgtaaacaaacacaccgaCGGCGGTCAGCGTCATGCTACAAGTCACGTCGTTCCATGCGTCCTTTCGGCATGCTACTTCAGGGGGAAATAAGTATACGTGGAAATGAATTGATTAAATTAATGCGTTAGAAACAGGACAACTGTAATAAAGTGGGGATTTAATATTTATAACTTAACATAgacggggatgagggggagggggggacgaaggAAAAATCACGTGATCTCCATTCAGTCAATGTCGCCAATCATCTTCTCGAGACGGCCTTCGATAAAGTCTCTGgggtccacatatatatatatatatatatatatatatatatatatatatatatatattgtaagggtgGATCTAAGAACCGCCCAGTCTGTGAAAATTCGCGGGTGTTCCTGAAGTGCCAGGCAGTGTCAGTGATTTCCCAGCAGAGTGAATGAAGTGTTCGTGTACACGCAGGGTGCTCTCTcccgcgtgtctgtctgtcttcatcgTTCTAGACCAAGTGTTTCTGTCCATTCTGGTGTTCTGTCTATTTCTTGGTTGAAAAAAGTATGAAAGTACGAGTTTTAGTCAGAGGTACCGTTTTAATCGTCTTTAAGCTGGCTGTGGGTAGTTAAATAAGTTAATCCTCGTGTCAGTTCCTGCCATGCACACCGTAAGGGGAAGATATAACGTCCGATGCCATCATTAATCACAAAAGACATATGAGAAGATCGGGAATGGTAAAACTATGAAAAATCTGGAGAATAATTATCTCAGAAAATTACCAAGTCACTGCTGAAGCTCTCAAGTGTGAAGTCAAGTCATTCTTTGAAACGAAGGAGAAAATTGcaagtaaaaataattatgaatgtTGAaataaggtaaatatatatatacacattaaaataGTAACAGAGGCAAAGAAGCTCCAGCCAAAAAGCGATTAGAAgacatatggaaaaaaaataaagttagaaAATTACAAAATGGTCAAACCTGGTGAAAAATCAGTAATTTCTGCAGGAGTAATATTAGTGAATGGAAGTAAAACTCGATGTAATTGGTTATAAAAAAAGGGTAATTTCTCAGTTCGAAGCATTAACACAGGGGGGGTTACAGTGCATCTGTCTCACAACAGATCGATGGGAGAGGAGCATGCAAGGGAAATAATTAATGCGTGCAAGCACatgcagagagagtgaaagaaagagtttgcgagcgtgtgtgtgcgtgtccgtgtttcTGCGTGtcgtatccatgtatgtgtgcgcgACTGGATCCTATTGCTTGTGGATAAGCGCGTGTGGATCGCCaggcgtgcgtgtgggtgtgctggCGAGTATCGTGAGTGGGCGCCTTGTGGGTGTGTTGCTGCGTTTGTGGGTGTGCGCTGCGTGTGGGTGTCGTGTGCGGGTGTGGGCTGCGTGTGTGAGAAGCGTGTCTTTGCTCGTGTGGGTGCGTTTCAAAGCGGATATGCAGGCTACGTGTGTGCGGATGGAAGCGTGCGGGTGCTGGGTGTGCGGGCGCGGACAAACCTGCGTGGAGTGGTCAGTGTGGGCGGCGTCGGAGCCACGGGAGGAATGCGAGGCGGCCGACGACGACGCCGACGAGGAGCGGCGCGAgtgggaggcggcggcggcggcggcggcggcctcctCGCCGCCCACCACCACGCCCTTGCCGCCCGCCAGCAGCACGTTGTCGTACTCGGCCTCGAGGTCAGACTCGACGTCGGCCTCGGCCACTGGCTTGGCCTcgggctctggctctggctcgaCCTCGGGTTCGGGTTCGACCTCAGGCTCAGGCTCGGGCTCGGCTTTGGGCTCAGGCTCGGGCTCAGCCTCGGGCTCGGCCTTGGGCTCAGGCTCGGGCTCAGCCTCGGGCACAGGCTCGGGCGAGGACGATCTCGAGGACCGGGCGTCCGCCTCCGCCTCGTCGCGCGCGCCCTCCTCGCTCGCCGTCGCGGCCGCCTCGGAGGCCAGCTCGCtctcgggagggagggagtcgccCTCGAGGGAGGCCTCTCGGAGCTCCTCCTCGGGCTGCTCCTCGACCTCCCCCTCGGGCGTGGCTTCCCCCTCCCGAGAGCTGGCGTCGTCCTCCtcgggtaaggggggagggggggagtccaGAGGCGCTTCGGCggcctctccttcgtcctcgcgGGCGGCGTCCCGGGCGCTCTCCTCGGGCACGGGCGCCGgctgcgcacatgcacacatgcaagaCAAACATTAACCAGGGAGGAACACGGGCGCCGCCCCCCCGCCCGCGCCTGCTGCTCCTGCGGGCGCGAGGGCGAGGGCAGCGGCGCCGGGGCGCGTGGGGCATGCGTGTGCTCGAAGGGCGTTCTACTGCGCCGTGGGCCGCCGGTGCAGGGGCGCCCCGCCCACGGCCGCTGTCCACGCCCATCAGGGTGGTCGGTACAAAGCACACACGGGTTTACAAACTACAGAAAAATATTTACATGGCTCAACAGCTAggaaaataaaactgaaagaggAACAAGGACACTTATATCTTAGACATCTACTCTACCAATATTCTACAGGGCAGTACACTTAAGATTAtgacccctatctctctctctctctctctcgcgctgtgtttttctctctcttttgctcttcctctcttcttttccttctctatttcgctctcttgcACTCTACCGCCTCGCGAACAAACTTTTCACCCTCCTCCACGTCATCCTCGAAAGTGACGCACccactctccgttctctctctctctccctctctctctctctctccctctctctctctctctctctctttctctccctctctctctctctctctctctttctctctctctctctcattcactccacATCTTCGCTCCATTCTTTCGGACAAAGAACGTCCCTCGCGCCTTTCATTCCTTCGGTGGACACAACAGACGAACGTCTGCACGGGCGCTGTGGCCTTGGGTTGGACGCCCACTCACGTACCTCGGCGGGCGGgcgtgaaaagagagagggaggggaagggaggggaagggaaagcagagggaaagggaaaaggaggggaggggaaggggacggaaaggggagggaaaggggaggtggagagacagaATGGGATAtggatgaaaaaaaggagagatagagagggatgggagcggaaaagaaaggaagggtggagaaagaaactgaaagagatagatagagagagagagaaagagagagagagagagagagagagagagagagagagagagagagagagagagagagagagagagagagagagagagagagagagagagagagagagagaaggatatgaggggtaaggatgaagaggaaagagggaatagaggagaagtagggagaggcagggaagaggagagggaatcgaGAAGGggcagagataggaaagagaacgaaagggagggaccggaataaaaaaaaagagactggcgaaggggaaagaagggaaggaaatcgcaaagaaaataaatatcccccccctcctcccccgccccccccccaataacCTAAACAGATCCCCCCGCCAGAGAAAGCGAGACTGCTCCGGAGACCAAGACGGCTCCCGATCACTTCAAATCACTTCAACGAGACTTTCTTCCCGCTGCAGGAAGGCTTCGTGGGGCAATAAGTGGCGCACCTGTTCCTTCGTTATCGCAGACGTGAGCAGTAAATCATTAACGACTCGGGACCCTCGCTTTAACAAGGTACTTCTCATCAACTACGTGTTTTGAGTCAGCGACCACCCACCTATTTTTATCTCCGTTGCATGGGAATATTCGCTATTTATAATCTTCtttattgtatttctctctctcggattTCATTTGTATTCCATCtttctatactttttttcttctcgtctagAGTGTATTCAACTTTCTTGCACCTACCCAAACATTCTTATTTTTTCGGTCTGTTTTCTCCCATCTAAAGTGTATTCAACTTTCTTGCACCTGCCCCTACCCACATACTCTTTTTTTCCCAAttgttttcttctctcatctAAAGCGTATTCAACTTTACCCTCAACTCCTAAACATAATCACATCTCCCCATTCCACTTACTTTCCCTCAACTCGTTTAGAGCGTATTCAACTTTCCCCAATCTTCCAAACGTAATCGTATCTCCTCTCTAcgaactccctcccctccccccttatctaaAACGTATCCAACTTTCCCCCCGTCtccctacatacatataccccaAATCgtatcccatctccctccctctctctccctctctctctctctctctctctctctctctctctctctctctctctctctctctctctctctctctctctctctctctctctctctctctctctctctctctctctctctctctctctctctctctctctctctctctctctctctctcttctctctctctctctctctctctctctctctctctctcctctctctctctctctctctctctctctctctctctctctctctctctctctctctctctctctctctatatatatatatatatatatatatatatatatatatatatacacccacacacacacacacacacattcctcccTTCATCTAAAGCGTATTCAACCTTCGCCCCTTCCTCCGCCAAGCCCCGTAAGCGCCCAACTCGAGCTCTCTGCCGCCGCtaatctctccttgtctctgcccCGGCATGGCTCGTGAGACAGGCGGTCGGTGTGGGTTTAGCCTTCGtgttcttgtctgtctttctttcttttctatttctttcattttctcctcctccgtcttcgttttttttcatttttttcttctttctttagtcttcgtcttgttcttgtttttttttctttttccttaattttctctttctcttccttcgtcttctccccttcctttattctttctttcgccttTGTCTGGCTCTTGTCTttatcctttcatttctctttccttttacttctttttcttctttccttcctcttcttccgctttTTAAATTCAGTTCCTTCTGTGTTCTCTTTCTTAACTCCTTTCACATATTTCTCCTCgcaaagacgaaggaggaaggcgggagaggaaaaaagaatgaaggaggtggagtaaggaacaagaaaagagggaacaagtaggaaaaaggaagaacaagggaaGATAATTATCTTCAACTATTTCCCTTTATTTAATCCTCAATTCCTCACCATCATCAGctctccttattcccctattCGTTTCCcatcatctttcctttcctctaccaGCTTATCTAacattcctctcatttcctctccttcctcttttactgTTCCTTCTATCATCCCAAAACATCGCTCAATTTAACTGGTTCCTTAATTTACTGAACAATTACCCTCCCGGTTATTGTTCACCGAATTAATCAATTATCACGTGAacacaatctattttttttttttttactgagtagACACGTTATCTCTCCGCTTATCCGGAAACGCGTATCGTTATTTCGGGatattaaaaaagagagataaagataaagatggaatatagatatatgtgctctgtgtgtgtgtgtgtgtgtgtgtgtgtgtgtgtgtgtgtgtgtgtgtgtgtgtgtgtgtgtttgtgtgtgtgtgtgtgtgtgtgtgtgtgtgtgtgtgtgtgtgtgtgtgtgtgtgtgtgtgtgtgtgtgggtgtgtgagtgtgtgtgtgtgtgtgtgtgtgtgtgtgagtgtgtgtctgtgtgtgtgtgtgtgtgtgtgtgtgtgtgtgtgtgtgtgtgtgtgtgcgtgtgtgtgcgtgtctgtgtgtgtacgtgtgctgtgcgtgtgtgtgtgtgtgtgtgtgtgcctgcatgtgtgtgtgtgtgcctgcatgtgtgtgtgtgtgtgtgtgtgtgtgcgtgcgtgtttgtacgtgtgtttgtgtgtgtgtgtgtgtgtgtgtgtgtgtctgcatgtgtgtgtgcctgcatgtgtgtgtgtgtgcctgcatgtgtgtgtgtgtgtgtgtgtgtgtgtgtgtgtgtgcgtgtgtgtgtgcgtgtgtgtgtgtgtgtgcgtgtgtgtgtgtgtgtgtgtgtgtgtgcgtgtgtgtgtgcgtgtgtgcgtgtgtgtgtgcgtgtgtgtgtgtgtgtgcgtgtgtgtgtgtgtgtgtgtgtgtgtgtgtgtgtgtgtgtgtgtgtgtgtgtgtgtgtgtctgcatgtgtgtgtgtatgcatgtgtgtgtgtgtgtgtgtgtgtgtgtgtgtgcgcgtgcgtgcgtgcgtgtgtgtgtgtgtgtgtgtgtgtgtgtgtgtgtgtgtgtgtgtgtgtgtgtgtgtgtgtgtgtgtgtgtgtgtgtgcgtgtgcgtgtgcgtatgcatgtgcgcgcgtgcgtgtgcgtgtgtccataaaGTGCCCTATTTATACACATTCAGATGGCTCTCAATTCGCCTGTCCCATCAACCACCTCAATTACCGTCCTTGAAGGCAAAATGTACCTCACACgagcaaccccccctctccccccctcccccccccctcccgccgctcGTACCTCCGCCGCAGCCAATTACGGCCGCCCGCCGCTATCGGCATGGGCGTGCGCTATCAGTTGGCGATAAGCTATCTGCGACGAGGCTGCCAACCGAACACAcggatccccctctccctccccctccccctttacgtTAATCGGctcctcgttccctttctcttcctgctttttcttttccttttcctctctccttctctttgtctgtctctctctctctctctctttccttctctctttctctctctctctctctctctcattcgttctcctTCATTGTTTTTcgaattctcctttcttcttctttctctccctccctctttccctccaggtTACTaggcttctcattttctttttctttctcttctctttcttctttctcttctttccttcttctccctctctaattcCTCATCCTTCAGACGTATTCAACCtcccttttttcttgctctcttctcctctctacttcctctcccttccctctcctcctcctcattctccttttccttctccatctccttcctttccaaacgaccctccccccctaacagcattcccccttccctccctttcttccttttctacttcccttcttccctccttccctccactaccccctccctcggcTGACAACTCCACCGGCTGACGGGAGCCGAGTCGCATCCTTGGGCGCGCTTATTCGCCCTCCCATCGCGGTGCGAATAacaacgggggtggggggggtaatagggggtggggggataggtatTTTCAATTATGAAAATGGAGTGCTAAGGctgttaactctctctctctctacacacacacacacacacacacacacacacacacacacacgcacacagaaacacacacacacacagaaacacacacacacacacacacacacacacgtatatgtatagatatacatctttTTCAAATAGATACTATTTTAAGACATGAGATGAAAGAATTACatccccgaaaaaaaaaacagacaagagacGTACAAGACGAagcaaagggagaggaatgaaagaatagataacacaggagaaaaacaaaaacaaaaaggaacaagaagcagAAGACCGAGACGAGCaaccgcagacagacagacgaatttATCCCTCGGCGTAACGcgtgactccctccctcccccctcctcccaacccccttcttccttctctccctccctttccctctccctcttccttctctccgccctccctccctcccttcccctctcctttccctttctctccccctccatcttcctccctcccctcctccccctccttcctcctcctcctccttcccttcctaccctcctccccctcctcttcctccctcccctctccttctcctcccccttccctccctccctctccgacgGAGTGAGACACCGCCGCGGGGCATCCCCGGCCGCCAGGATGCCCGCGACCCTGAGATCTCATCCCAGggacatgggggggggaggaagaggggagggaggggagtctggaaggggcagaggaggggggggggagggaagtggggagggaggggagtcgggaaggggcacaggaggggtgtgtgggcaggggaagggtagggaagggcaggaaggggagggggtgggggtagggaggagtagggaggagagaaccAAGGCAGACAATGATGTTTACCTGTTTGGCGAGAAAGCCGGAGAGGGCGATGATAAAccaacgggggaggaggaggagagaggaggaggagggaggcctaggagggcgtgtgtgggcgagagttggaaggggagggtatgtagaagaggagaggagagggaaggaaggggaggagaaagagaggagggaaggaagggagggaggaaggggaggagaaagagaggagggaaggaaggggaggagaaagggaggagctaaggaaggggaggaacaagggaggagggagggaaggggaggagaaaaggaggagggagggaaggggaggagaaagagaggagggaaggaaggaaagaaggagggagggaagaaggaaagcagaaaaggaaaaaaaaagagggaaggaggaagggagagaaaggggaacgatgtgggaaggaaaagaagagaggagggatggagaaaaggagaaggaaaagaggaaggacagaAACAGAATTAGGCAAAGGAAATatttggagaagagagaaaacaaaagagacggAATTAGTAGAAaactaaacagagaaaaaagaaaatgtgacagaagtaaatagagagataattcACGCACTTTTTTAAGATCTATTACCAAAACTCCGCCAAGCACAGGGTAGAAGGTAAGAGTGAACGAGAAGGCAAAACCATTcttaaggaaaagggggaagaggagaagatactGAGGATGAGCAttgagaaggggaggtggtggaggaggaaggtggaagaggaggaggagggaggaggaggaggaaggtggaagaggagggaggaggaggtatggtgttggtggaggaggagaaagggagggggaggaggaagaggatgaggggggggggggagaaatgaaagTGAAACATCAAGGGACcacgaaaagggggagagaaagaagagatgcttgagagagaggagatacaaggggaaagagaggaaaggaagaaaagaaggtggaagagcAAAACCttaggacaggagagagagagagagagagagagagagagagagagagagagagagagagagagagagagagagagagagagagagagagagagagagaaagagagagatagaaagagcagagcgaagaagaaagaaaaggagaatgagagagaaaaaaaagagagaattagacagacagacagacaaagagacatcaGCAGAgggcctccgcctccgccgcccagCGAATCCACGGGCGTGATCCGGCAGCCTCCGGGACAGACCTTGGGGGCGGCGCGGGTGACATGACAGGCCGGGGGCGCCGTCACCTCACCCGCCGCCTGACTCCAGATCCATTgttcgccacccctccccctccctcccctcctcaccccctcctctaaccccaaaCCTTCGTCGaaacccctcctccaacccctccccttcccccctccctcatttaaAACCCCagcacgcccctccctctcccatctgaaCCCCCAGTCCTCGCTCCCCATCTAACCCCCCAATCCCTCACCCgctcattccacacacacacacacacacagagagagagagagagggaaggagacagagagagagagagagataaagatagagagagagagagagagagagagagaaggagacgcagagagagagagagaaagatagagagagagagagagagagagagagagagagagagagagagagagagagagagagagagagagagagagagagagagagagagagagagagagaaagagagagagagagagagacaaagagagagagagagagagagagagagagagagagagagatagagagaaacatcacgaagagaaaagagatagtgaaaaaaaaataatataattttattcacCTTATTACCGCCCACCACGAGCACCGCGATCAGCTtccgcccccccatcccttcaacccccccaccccctctcgagCCCTTCTCCGTGACGCCACAATGCCCCGGAGGAACTCATCCGAACGCGTACCCAGGGCACTTctgagcccctcccccctcccccaccctcccccatgtAAAAGGTACTCTTGGGCGTACCTTGGGCTCCTcggcaccctcacccccccaccccttcccgagTGTGACAGGTACTCTCTTTACGCCCGCAGGTGCCGATCACGCGTTGAAGCCGACGCCACGCCGCCCGAACACACGCGGGAAGACGAAGCCGACGCCACGCCGCCCGAACACACGCGGGAAGACGAAGGCGACGCCCGCGCATTCGGACGCGGAGGGACAGCGTTACTTCGGgcgtaaatcaaataaaaataatgatgacaataagtgaataatatcgttatcatcacctaAGAACAAAATCAATTCAACGATTAGCAAATCACACCCAACAGAATTATTACaaagtcaaataaaaaataaacaaataacaataaaacaaaaataaacaaaatagaaaaagcaaatgaagccaaaagtAGCAAGGATCCCTCGCAGGAGTCCTTCCCGCACGCACGGCCGCTCCTGGAATCTGGAGACggacctccctcgccctccctctctctccctctctcccttcccgttctccttcgccccctctctccctctttccctcgcccccttctctccttctctcccttcccgttctccctctcctcactctccctcttcctctccctcgcccccctctctcaccctctctccctctcctt includes:
- the LOC113817046 gene encoding putative uncharacterized protein DDB_G0290521 is translated as MCACAQPAPVPEESARDAAREDEGEAAEAPLDSPPPPLPEEDDASSREGEATPEGEVEEQPEEELREASLEGDSLPPESELASEAAATASEEGARDEAEADARSSRSSSPEPVPEAEPEPEPKAEPEAEPEPEPKAEPEPEPEVEPEPEVEPEPEPEAKPVAEADVESDLEAEYDNVLLAGGKGVVVGGEEAAAAAAAASHSRRSSSASSSAASHSSRGSDAAHTDHSTQSPMSTSPTPPPSLDNTSSNTAKSTPTPTPDPTPTPTKATTTSSSSSSSPASTPAPTPAPSVASNNAYNSSGLNLNMSAAEMRAMLARKKKADPRKDTLDLRKKYEIIQNM